Proteins found in one Methanospirillum hungatei JF-1 genomic segment:
- a CDS encoding DUF7518 family protein: protein MSEEGYGTNNLDERVRLLERKVADMEALIKGLTDEMLDMKAVVMKLKKEQRPPPVIQAVAPPISRSKVERESPEPEAETVKPVSPPIRDKITLKMQPDGTLQPEKESGEEIIIASARDARMRYKDQHQRSGSNDLIIAEDKEPSEDL from the coding sequence ATGAGTGAAGAAGGGTACGGGACAAATAATCTTGATGAACGGGTTCGTCTGCTAGAACGGAAAGTAGCAGACATGGAAGCGCTCATCAAAGGCCTGACTGATGAAATGCTGGATATGAAGGCGGTAGTTATGAAGCTGAAAAAGGAACAGCGACCACCACCGGTTATCCAGGCAGTTGCTCCACCAATCTCCCGAAGCAAGGTTGAGCGGGAAAGTCCTGAACCGGAGGCTGAAACGGTAAAACCTGTCTCTCCTCCGATACGGGATAAGATCACCCTGAAGATGCAGCCTGATGGTACATTACAGCCGGAAAAGGAGAGCGGTGAAGAGATTATCATTGCATCCGCCCGCGATGCCCGGATGAGATATAAAGACCAGCATCAGAGAAGTGGTTCGAATGATCTCATCATTGCAGAAGATAAAGAGCCTTCAGAAGACTTGTAA